Proteins from a genomic interval of Verrucomicrobium sp.:
- a CDS encoding ParB/Srx family N-terminal domain-containing protein: MQTKKIIPAAADALKIEILPTEALVPFAQNSRTHSDDQISQIVASIKEFGFTNPVLVDSENGIIAGHGRVMAAKKLALSEVPCIRLGHLTEKQKRAYVIADNKLALNAGWDDELLKAEFLDLREEGFDLSLTGFGAAELAAFLENSTQEENLPGDGGLDGEKKVECPHCKRWFTLKE, from the coding sequence TTGCAAACCAAGAAGATCATCCCCGCGGCGGCCGATGCCCTGAAAATCGAAATTCTCCCCACCGAGGCGCTTGTCCCGTTCGCGCAGAACTCCCGCACCCATTCCGATGACCAGATTTCGCAGATCGTGGCCAGCATCAAGGAGTTCGGATTCACAAACCCGGTACTGGTCGACTCCGAAAACGGCATCATCGCGGGCCACGGTCGGGTCATGGCGGCGAAGAAGCTGGCCCTCTCCGAGGTGCCGTGCATCCGCCTCGGCCACCTCACCGAAAAACAAAAACGGGCCTACGTCATCGCCGACAACAAGCTCGCCCTAAACGCCGGATGGGACGACGAGCTTTTGAAGGCCGAGTTCCTTGACCTTCGGGAGGAGGGATTCGACCTATCCCTCACCGGATTCGGCGCGGCAGAGTTGGCCGCTTTCCTCGAAAACTCCACCCAGGAGGAGAACCTGCCCGGAGACGGCGGCCTAGACGGCGAGAAGAAAGTCGAGTGCCCCCACTGCAAGCGGTGGTTCACTCTGAAGGAGTGA
- a CDS encoding phage terminase large subunit family protein: protein MNALVDLTAAIARTWAPPPAWTLSEWADARRRLSSEASAEPGRWRTSRAEYARGMMDAVTDPKNERVVFMTSAQVGKTEILLNVSGYHIDFDPSPLMLLQPTVQMAEAFSEDRLKPMLRDTPALRGKVKEGRSRGAGSTKLHKIFHGGHLTMAGANSPATLASRPIRVLLMDEVDRYPASAGEEGDPVKLAIKRTNNFWNRRIVMASTPTVKGFSRIEKEFELSDKRFFYVPCPHCQEEQRLQWGNVTWPEGRPKEAVLRCVSCSGSITNAQKNVAVSRGRWIATAPFNGIAGFHLNELYSPWRTLAQIAEDYLVAKDDPALYQVWVNTSLGETYDDTGEKIDEHDLLSRCEPWPEGIDVPARGLVLTCGVDTQPDRLEVEVVAWAGGEESWSIDYHVIHGDPEIKEGAPGSPWSDLTDHIRRKWKHESGLEVAIESTCIDSGGHNTQAVYEYVKKHSGERVFAIKGRGGEGIPIVGNPSRKRAGKKTKRPVDVYIVGVDQAKAIIYKRLQMEAPGPGYPHFPAGRSADYFRGLTCEKMRVRYVKGMPKREWFKPDKARNEPLDCRVYAFAALILRAPQFDKVAWRMRQRAQEVAARPALKVVSVKNEEEEPEIRPVESEQPPPDSAGKPKPRRRRRGGGGWINSWR from the coding sequence GTGAATGCCCTGGTCGACCTCACCGCGGCTATAGCCCGCACCTGGGCTCCTCCTCCTGCCTGGACTCTTTCCGAATGGGCGGACGCACGGCGCCGACTTTCCAGCGAGGCATCAGCGGAGCCGGGCCGCTGGCGCACCAGCCGCGCCGAATATGCCCGCGGGATGATGGATGCCGTTACCGATCCGAAAAACGAGCGCGTCGTCTTCATGACCTCCGCCCAGGTGGGCAAGACGGAGATCCTGCTCAACGTCTCCGGCTACCACATCGACTTCGACCCGTCCCCGCTCATGCTCCTCCAGCCGACGGTTCAGATGGCCGAGGCGTTCAGTGAGGATCGACTCAAGCCGATGCTCCGGGACACGCCAGCGCTGCGGGGAAAGGTGAAGGAAGGGCGCTCGCGTGGGGCTGGCAGCACCAAGCTTCACAAGATATTTCACGGTGGCCACCTCACGATGGCTGGGGCGAACTCCCCGGCGACCCTGGCATCTCGGCCAATCCGTGTTCTTCTAATGGACGAGGTCGACCGATACCCGGCCAGCGCGGGAGAGGAGGGCGACCCGGTCAAGCTCGCCATCAAGCGCACCAACAATTTCTGGAATCGCCGCATCGTCATGGCGTCGACGCCTACGGTGAAGGGATTCTCCCGCATCGAGAAGGAGTTCGAGCTTTCGGACAAGCGGTTCTTCTACGTCCCTTGTCCTCATTGCCAGGAAGAACAGCGTCTCCAATGGGGCAACGTCACCTGGCCCGAAGGAAGGCCCAAGGAGGCCGTGCTACGATGCGTATCGTGCAGTGGTAGCATCACCAACGCGCAGAAAAACGTGGCGGTAAGCCGCGGGCGATGGATCGCCACCGCTCCTTTCAACGGGATCGCGGGCTTCCACCTCAACGAACTCTACTCGCCCTGGCGCACCTTGGCCCAGATCGCCGAGGACTACCTAGTAGCGAAGGACGACCCAGCCCTCTACCAGGTGTGGGTCAACACCTCCCTGGGCGAAACCTACGACGACACGGGCGAAAAGATCGACGAGCATGACCTTTTGAGCCGGTGCGAGCCATGGCCGGAGGGAATCGACGTTCCTGCCCGCGGCCTCGTCCTGACCTGCGGCGTCGATACGCAGCCGGACCGCCTGGAAGTCGAAGTAGTCGCCTGGGCGGGCGGAGAGGAAAGCTGGAGCATCGACTACCACGTCATCCACGGCGACCCCGAGATCAAGGAAGGGGCCCCGGGTTCTCCATGGAGCGACCTGACCGACCACATCCGACGGAAATGGAAGCACGAGAGCGGTCTGGAAGTAGCTATCGAGTCCACCTGCATCGACTCCGGCGGTCACAACACCCAGGCAGTCTACGAATACGTCAAAAAGCACTCCGGGGAGCGCGTTTTCGCCATCAAAGGCCGTGGCGGGGAGGGGATTCCCATCGTCGGCAATCCATCCCGAAAGCGGGCTGGCAAAAAGACAAAGAGGCCCGTCGACGTCTACATCGTCGGTGTAGACCAGGCCAAGGCCATCATCTACAAGCGCCTGCAAATGGAGGCTCCTGGGCCGGGTTATCCGCACTTTCCGGCCGGGCGATCCGCCGACTACTTCCGGGGCCTCACATGCGAGAAAATGCGAGTGCGCTACGTCAAAGGCATGCCAAAGCGGGAGTGGTTCAAGCCCGACAAGGCCAGGAACGAACCCCTCGACTGCCGCGTCTACGCCTTCGCCGCCCTCATCCTCCGCGCCCCGCAGTTCGACAAGGTGGCCTGGCGCATGAGACAGCGCGCCCAGGAGGTCGCGGCGAGGCCTGCGCTAAAAGTAGTTTCCGTAAAAAACGAGGAAGAGGAGCCGGAAATCCGACCAGTAGAAAGCGAGCAACCTCCTCCCGATAGTGCGGGGAAGCCGAAGCCCCGGCGCCGCAGGCGAGGGGGAGGCGGCTGGATCAATTCATGGCGATGA